A window of Salarias fasciatus unplaced genomic scaffold, fSalaFa1.1, whole genome shotgun sequence contains these coding sequences:
- the LOC115384496 gene encoding meiosis-specific with OB domain-containing protein-like, with amino-acid sequence MSAQSIISISELHPNFSHPKVVGIIIGKSDVKSFPDRKNVGVDRFTFSFTLKDSPDFFINVTAWGGDGYVNELASSFSIGDCVTVENPLVSTKDLEKGDKFCPPTPSPYRLLLTELHSRVLLCADVDTIDKLLPLIHLPVKDPGDFYSLGDIVANGQQLSGTVINILAAVKAIGEAKQFTTSDGRHGQRLEVKLFDDSVSSFPLVCWDREAIQLLQTLIPRESVLFVADAKISFDDFRSSMVATVTSRSIITVNPDTREAGLLFSYVKEVSESGLLDQDEAPEDVPVESITDVYTVIQLKQKAQQSPEAFFGITYSFLSKLDLDSSVSKVIRTRCSRCRFQVTEDGQSCSNQLCPGGGQLLSAATGFDLLVDLTDHTGTLQACSLRSPVAEKTLGCTTDEFTSLTDDERTAMKWKFLLERCKIHVKILPSPKLRSGVRAAVLACSLADSAEVKQHMSALLRRV; translated from the exons ATGTCTGCTCAGTCCATCATCTCCATCTCTGAGCTGCATCCAAACTTCTCCCATCCG AAGGTGGTGGGGATCATCATTGGAAAAAGTGATGTGAAAAGTTTCCCGGACAGGAAAA ACGTCGGTGTGGACAGGTTCACCTTCAGCTTCACCCTCAAGGACTCGCCGGATTTCTTCATCAACGTGACGGCCTGGGGAGGCGACGGCTACGTCAACGAGCTcgccagcagcttcagcatcGGGGACTGCG tcACAGTTGAAAATCCATTAGTGTCCACTAAAGACTTGGAGAAAGGAGACAAATTCTGCCCTCCAACACCGAG CCCctacaggctgctgctgaccgAGCTCCACTCCCGGGTGCTTCTGTGCGCCGACGTGGACACCATCGACAAGCTGCTGCCCCTCATCCACCTGCCGGTGAAGGACCCCGGGGATTTCTACTCTCTGGGGGACATCGTGGCCAACGGACAGCAGCTGAGCGGCACCGTGATAAACATCCTGGCAGCAGTGAAAGCG ATCGGCGAGGCGAAGCAGTTCACCACTTCAGACGGACGGCACGGGCAGAGGCTGGAAGTCAAGCTCTTTGACgactccgtctcctccttccccctcgTCTG CTGGGACAGAGAAGCCATTCAGCTCCTGCAAACCCTGATACCCAGAGAGTCGG TGCTCTTCGTAGCCGACGCGAAGATTAGCTTTGACGACTTTCGGAGCAGCATGGTGGCGACGGTCACCTCGAGGAGCATCATTACTGTCAATCCCG ACACCAGAGAGGCCGGCTTGCTGTTCAGCTACGTGAAGGAGGTTTCTGAGTCTGGACTCCTGGATCAGGACGAGGCGCCGGAGGACGTGCCGG TGGAGTCCATCACTGACGTGTACACGGTGATCCAGCTGAAGCAGAAGGCCCAGCAGAGTCCCGAGGCCTTCTTCGGCATCACCTACAGCTTCCTCTCCAAGCTGGACCTGGACTCCTCTGTTTCCAAAGTCATCCGGACCCGCTG CTCCAGGTGCAGGTTCCAGGTGACGGAGGACGGGCAGAGCTGCTCCAACCAGCTGTGTCCGGGCGGCGGCCAGCTGCTGTCGGCCGCCACGGGCTTCGACCTGCTGGTGGACCTCACGGACCACACAGGCACCCTGCAGGCCTGCAGCCTGAGGAGCCCCGTGGCCGAGAAGACGCTCGGCTGCACC ACTGATGAGTTCACCAGTCTGACTGACGACGAGCGCACCGCTATGAAGTGGAAGTTCCTCCTGGAGAGATGCAAAATACACGTGAAG ATCCTCCCGTCCCCGAAGCTGAGGAGCGGCGTGCGGGCGGCCGTCCTGGCCTGCTCGCTGGCCGATTCAGCGGAGGTGAAGCAGCACATGTCGGCGCTGCTGCGGCGCGTCTGA